The segment TGtggttatttatatatatattattttattatttttttttttttcttttggaatatgaaaaagaaaagtttATTTGAATTCATTTGTATTCACTAATTATACGTGATactatgtattaaaaaaaaagaagaaaaaaaagtatattttttctaaatatgtatgtatatatataatatatatatatgatattccTTAAAACTACACCTTTTAcgtttatgaaatatatgaaatgttataatattatttaaattatttacataGTATTaaactataatatatatatatatatatacatacatatatatttatttttatttttaatttcccTTATggcatataatatatattccaaCTTGTCCGATTTTTGGACtagtgatgatgatgaagggGACGAAGGATCAAATGAAGAAGAGGAAGAGAAGAGTGTATCAaatgataaagaagaaaataataatttaaaaaatgaaacctATGGTTATGATATAGAAGATAgttttaatgaatataatatttataagagAGAAGATATGAATATGAtgtataatgatgataattcatttaataaaacaatagATGAAAGattacattttaatataaatgatataatgaATGAATGTTCAAATGAAATATCAGAAAACTTTACCATAAATAATCTTTTAGAAAagtatgatataaataattttatatataatgataatttattaaaatattgtgAAACAGGTGTAGCcataaatgatgaaaaacccaataatgaaaaattaattttgaaTGAAGATTTTGAATTTAATGTGAAATGTTCATTTAATTATGTTAACCCTCCAAGTTATggtttaaaaattaatagagATGTAAAAAATGAGGTACctcaagaaaatataaaaaataataatttggaGATGAAACaagttatttataataaagagGAAATGTTAGTGGAAAAAAAAGTTTTGgatgataatgaaaatgttGATATGGAAAAGATCGACCATCCAAACggaaaaaatattgataataataaaaaatatgatgatgatgataataataataaaaaatatgatgatgataataataataataataatgataataatttgaatgaggcacaaatattaaataataatatagagaatacaaaaataaaatatatacgaAAAAAATGGGTTATTGAAGATAACGAATCAGATATttcaaattttaataaaaatgatttattattaaattacgATTTTGAATTAGATGATTTTCAAAAACGATCAATtaaacatttaaataattttaaacatGTGTTTGTAGCTGCTCATACATCAGCTGGTAAAACATTGATTGCTGAACATGCTATAGCATTATCcataaaattacaaaaaaaggCCATATATACTAGTCCAATAAAAGCTTTAAGTAATcagaaatattatgaatttaaaaatatttttaaggaTGTTGGAATTATTACAGGTGATGTGAAAATGAATGTAAATGCAAATTGTATAATTATGACAACAGAAATTTTaagaaatttattatatctaaatgacaatattattaataatatacattgtGTTATATTTGATGAAGTTCATTATGTAAATGATGAAGATCGAGGTGTTATATGGGAAGAATCTATTATTATGCTTCCTCATCATGttcaaatattattattaagtgCAACCGTTCCTAATTATTTAGAATTTGCTGATTGGGTTGGTTTTACCAAACAAAAAGAAGTTATTTCTATATCAACCAAAAAAAGACCAGTTCCATtgttacattatatatatgtttatgatTCTGTCTATTTAGTTATGgacgaaaaaaataaattttattcgTCAGCATTTAAAGAAATTTATGTAAAAATTAGAGAAAAACAAGAAgctaataataaaaacacaaaacaaataacatcaggtagtaataatacttcttcgaatttaaaaaagaataataattattatgattcaaaaaataaatatcttactacaacaaataataaagaaaatgataatacacaaaataatattaataataataataataataataataatgttataggatattatgaatattgtAAACAAAagagaaaacaaaaattgtTTGCTAATGAAGCTAGTATGAAAACtgaaatacaaaaattacaaactcttattaaaaaattagatCAAGATAATAAATTACCAGTcgtattattttgtttttccaGAATTAAATGTGAAACGTATGCTAAATGTATGCCtcatttaaattttcttGATACCAATAAAAAATCTAAagtacatttatttattaaagaatCTATATCCAAATTACCGAAACAAGATAGAGAATTAAATCAAATTCAAAGTTTAAGCAAATTGTTAGAAAAGGGAATAGGAGTACACCATAGTGGTCTTCTACCCATACTAAAAGAAATTGTGGAAATCTTATTTTCTAAAGGATTAATAAAAGTATTATTTGCAACCGAAACATTTGCTATGGGTATTAATATGCCAACCAAATCTGTTGTTTTTACATCCATATATAAACATGATCatttaagaaaaagaatattaacTTCATCAGAATATACACAAATGTCGGGTAGAGCTGGTAGAAGATCATCAGATAAATATggttatgtttatatatgttgttGTGATAATATTCCAGACCAAGTACAACTCACCGAAATGATGATGCAAAAAGCTGTTAGTTTAAAAAGCAAATTTAAAgtaacatataatatgattttaaaattattaattaataaacaaataaatattgaaaaaatgttatttaGTTCATTTCTTGAAAGCTGTAGAGCATTACAAATaccattatttaaaaaagatcttaaaagaaaaagaaaattgttacaaaatataaaagaagttcaatgtatatatgaacaagaaaataaaaatgcatATCCTCCTATTGAACAATATgtacaaataaattatagattaaaatatattggaTTAAATCTTCATAAAAAATTACTAAATACAAAGAGTAGTAATTGTTTTGTTATCGGAAGGGTTatgttattaaataatatacatatccTACATAGTTCGGTATATGCCATATATTTAGGATGtgataaaagtaataataaaaaaaaaaatgataaagttGATTTTGCTCAAAACAGTATTTTCtttcaaaataattatgaagatGATCGATCGAATGAgcgatttttctttttatttattcttccTGATTTTATGGCATTTGAGGATTTGCCTGATTATATTATCAATGAAGCTGATCAGAATATGTTgacatcaaaaaaaaaaaaaactacgagcaacaacaataataatgacaataataataataataataagagtaataataatattttgtcaAATTCTGTAtcggaaaatataaatttatacgaaaattataaaaatgtgttttccaaaaaaaataataaaagtgatataaaaattatataccaCTCATCATTCGATAcagatatgaataaaaaacattttgTTGTTTGCTCAAATGTTTGTATAGAAAATATCTCTATTATAACTAATACTGTTATTAAATTAccaaatgtaaataatgcAGGTATTCTTAATAAtccaaaaaatttattattatatacatttgaaCTGGATAGactaatagaaaaaaataatttcgaACCATTCGTTTTGACAAAAATGTTAAAGTCGTTAAAATGTGAATTTTATTCTGTATTAGTTAATCAAGCAGATTATTTAGAAAACTTAAAAAAATCGAAATGTTATAATTgcaatttaaaagaaaaacattACCAacttatatgtaaaaaaaacgATTGCTTAGATGATATCGAAAATATTGAACGAAATATTAATGCAAAATCATTAAACCTTTATGAAGATTTAGAAGGTAAACTTAATGTTCTAAAACATTTTGGATTTATAGATgatcaaaataatttaactgtaaaaggaaaaatagcTAGCTATATTACATTAACTGATGAAATTACTTTAACACAAGTTATATTTGAAAATGTTTTGAACAAATTAAATCCAGCTGAAATAGCAGCAGTATTATCATGTTTTGTAGCACCAGAAAAGAAAGTTGAAGAATCACCAGATTTAACAGTTAATTTGCAAGAAGTAAAAGCAGCCTTAACAAATATACATAGTAGCTTTGAAGAATTTTATAAGGTTATTCGTCTAAGAATAAGTTCAGAAGATCATTGGAAATTAtgtaattttaaaattatgttTATTGCATATAAATGGACTCTTGGTGTATCCTTTGCAGAGTTGTTAGAACAATGTGAATTAGAGGAGGGATTAATAGTAAGATCTATATTACGATTAGATGATTTATGTAGAAAAGTTAAAATTGCTTTCTTATATCTTGGAAATATTGATTTGGCACAAAAAGTGGAGAAAACATCTCATCTTTTGAGAAGggatataatatttacaacatcattatatttacagTAAAtatggttatatatatatatatatatatatatattatatatatattatatatcttttatttttaataatcaaTGGACTTTAATTTacctttatttattattttttttttttcattaaatttgTTTACATTTTGACTATACAATTATTTATcgaataaaaattaaaaaaaaaataaaataataatgatatatattttttcttcttataaataaatgtatatattgaaaaatatttcataataaataaataaataaatatatttatatatatatatatatttacatatatacttatatttgTACACAAAGGTATCTCTAGTAtgaaacatttttattattttattttcgcCTCAGTGCaccatatttaatatgttattatttgcCATATCAGCTAACGTCAATATTGTAGTCCTGTCCATAATTTTTCTATTATGCATGTGCTCATAACACATTTTGAATGCTCGCTGCAGACAAATATAAGAAACATCCCAGGAACCATACTTTTGTTTAATTAATTCTAAGAATCCTGATGTAGCTAAATTATAGATCGTATTATAATTGCctgtatatatacatataataaaaaacttTAAAACTAAGGGAACTAAATCGGTATGAATGGCCTGGGGACATTGAATttgaataaaatagaaaaaattatagaatGCATTGAAGCAGGTcgaaatataattttcatttaatgaaTTCATagtatataatgaaaaacaaatatctgctataatataattaaatgaaGCATATAGCCAATGTTTCTCACCTAATAtgcttattatatatgataaggTTTCTTCTATATTACTTATAAGTATAGATAATTCAAAATTGTTAGtatttattttctcttttatagcattatattgaataataaaataatattcactTTTTAAAGGCATAACGTATTTAgatatactattattacatatagcACATATCCATTCTTCGTTATTAACAAATTTGCAATAACCTATTTTTTCGTCCTCTGCATTTTTGacatttaaaatatgaagaaaattattttttagttTTATGCTAAAAGGCAAATGAGAATTACATAAAAcgtttaaatttatattattatttgttaaacAACGGGTTTGTTCTATACccatgttattattattacatccataatttttaatattattatatttattattcctGTTATTcttgtcattattatatttattattgtataAACTTGTTGATGATAAGAGGACATTCTCAGAATTAAACATATTAGGATCttctatattatcttttttattagttcttttttttatattattcttaataATAAGCTCAGTTTTGCTCTTATTAAAGTCATAAACATTTTCATTAGCTAAACaaaaagtattattat is part of the Plasmodium falciparum 3D7 genome assembly, chromosome: 9 genome and harbors:
- a CDS encoding helicase SKI2W, putative, which codes for MAYNIYSNLSDFWTSDDDEGDEGSNEEEEEKSVSNDKEENNNLKNETYGYDIEDSFNEYNIYKREDMNMMYNDDNSFNKTIDERLHFNINDIMNECSNEISENFTINNLLEKYDINNFIYNDNLLKYCETGVAINDEKPNNEKLILNEDFEFNVKCSFNYVNPPSYGLKINRDVKNEVPQENIKNNNLEMKQVIYNKEEMLVEKKVLDDNENVDMEKIDHPNGKNIDNNKKYDDDDNNNKKYDDDNNNNNNDNNLNEAQILNNNIENTKIKYIRKKWVIEDNESDISNFNKNDLLLNYDFELDDFQKRSIKHLNNFKHVFVAAHTSAGKTLIAEHAIALSIKLQKKAIYTSPIKALSNQKYYEFKNIFKDVGIITGDVKMNVNANCIIMTTEILRNLLYLNDNIINNIHCVIFDEVHYVNDEDRGVIWEESIIMLPHHVQILLLSATVPNYLEFADWVGFTKQKEVISISTKKRPVPLLHYIYVYDSVYLVMDEKNKFYSSAFKEIYVKIREKQEANNKNTKQITSGSNNTSSNLKKNNNYYDSKNKYLTTTNNKENDNTQNNINNNNNNNNNVIGYYEYCKQKRKQKLFANEASMKTEIQKLQTLIKKLDQDNKLPVVLFCFSRIKCETYAKCMPHLNFLDTNKKSKVHLFIKESISKLPKQDRELNQIQSLSKLLEKGIGVHHSGLLPILKEIVEILFSKGLIKVLFATETFAMGINMPTKSVVFTSIYKHDHLRKRILTSSEYTQMSGRAGRRSSDKYGYVYICCCDNIPDQVQLTEMMMQKAVSLKSKFKVTYNMILKLLINKQINIEKMLFSSFLESCRALQIPLFKKDLKRKRKLLQNIKEVQCIYEQENKNAYPPIEQYVQINYRLKYIGLNLHKKLLNTKSSNCFVIGRVMLLNNIHILHSSVYAIYLGCDKSNNKKKNDKVDFAQNSIFFQNNYEDDRSNERFFFLFILPDFMAFEDLPDYIINEADQNMLTSKKKKTTSNNNNNDNNNNNNKSNNNILSNSVSENINLYENYKNVFSKKNNKSDIKIIYHSSFDTDMNKKHFVVCSNVCIENISIITNTVIKLPNVNNAGILNNPKNLLLYTFELDRLIEKNNFEPFVLTKMLKSLKCEFYSVLVNQADYLENLKKSKCYNCNLKEKHYQLICKKNDCLDDIENIERNINAKSLNLYEDLEGKLNVLKHFGFIDDQNNLTVKGKIASYITLTDEITLTQVIFENVLNKLNPAEIAAVLSCFVAPEKKVEESPDLTVNLQEVKAALTNIHSSFEEFYKVIRLRISSEDHWKLCNFKIMFIAYKWTLGVSFAELLEQCELEEGLIVRSILRLDDLCRKVKIAFLYLGNIDLAQKVEKTSHLLRRDIIFTTSLYLQ